A genome region from Musa acuminata AAA Group cultivar baxijiao chromosome BXJ3-5, Cavendish_Baxijiao_AAA, whole genome shotgun sequence includes the following:
- the LOC135637922 gene encoding uncharacterized protein LOC135637922 isoform X2, whose amino-acid sequence MDQNLITQGDMPRFILDSYEECRGPPQLFTLDKFDTAGAGACLKRYSDPSFFKMESVSSGLLETYIPKEKKSRKTRKKGSRWRNCQSLESLLSPHANSNLHPTTSDQVSNKSATKFRRLRSRNSNGTSGSIGINLRKLLLELHSDKQKVVYDNSGSRLNINVNLVDSSELTCELHDTVMDVSANHPLARYASPIKTPTKEVPVLTTYELDCWKEEVEELSEAQYEPFGQVQSPQRIFNFMEKNEKLADSEKKSEGSACDYKLSDLEKTTSLHVVDYTLVEDELKLEGSTDGYRSEDIGSELENFMDALNSMESEVEMDFENKGRPDLGILIKEALEMDIDTSERPEGLQTNILKPGSAEVSTLRLNNIQKGGMSCVPYSDPSSNLTEMPATQEKLISSNSSVNSELCNETHDENKGRPDLGILRKEAHEMDFDSSERPEEKQCDISEPDSAEFSTVSVRLNDIQKSGMSSDVYSDTLSNLASVSATQEEAVSSNSSANSELCDETHGENKGGPDLDILRKEAHEADFDTCKIPEEKQSDISEPDSAEVPTVSVRLNDVQKSGMSSDPSPDTLSNLAVVSETQEVVSSNSSANSELCDETLDKNKGRPDPDVLRKEAHEMDYDTSERPEEKLIDISEPYSAEVFTMSVRLNNIQKSRMSHVACLDTLSNLAVMSATQEEVVSSNSSANSELCDVTHDENKGRLNLDVLRKEAHEMDFERPEEKQSDISEPDSAEVSTMSIRLNNIQKSGMSRVACLDTSSNLAVMSATQEEVVSSNSSADSEICDVTHDENKGKPDLDILRKEVHEMDFDTTERPEDMQTEISEPGSAGLSAVSVNLNNIPKSGMSSIPYLDTLSNLDEMPATQPTVVSSNSSMNSELHGETNDKSCEEILPHDEVVNSAEPKSDEASNRKTFDGLNLDIKDESCSSFVIKSTSSLINIDPKESFDAQQLVTALLNDASAGLNAKGTDETTKCLDGSTYLGSNSPAKPHHAEHVDEPILKDMMETFEMPNDLSCSPIRSVSMDDFGNEYSLVTTVPTAKEMQQSLDQDIETFASEEGTVTNSGGSSLTSIIAFVPDTGMDLQHHQLAADTNNGQHPEETNTETSFDYMNGTDGVAQNMNGSSVQTKDDNVSESLHLTHNPVEQMSEEMSLRPDTSDHLSDTKHESGLAKDFACYIEVPQHLSNVTIGKRTDSMNQDAEVDSTETIFSSVSAIVAINDKDCLTEMENLIAVENLSYSRSEVGFKDADRVAENNVELPETRQLQLEFLANKEESQESPRVSSAEETQESSIMNSEEQVRWCSESETISNRVMNSPMFFLDHLKFPNEFNQDNPQKNIQAIEQIIHIDNVSAENFPSKDEAKSYDPSLMYTQEASGLRSQLLEDSTTSTSVSYGHQLKTHEINSPKKVKMLGKADTLNMTVTSEAGQSALDPGVSCSGMSAKHSFNENDAGFLGDIGIMVPAEHVQAYLQTCTHDAHLKYPMESEPDLGSKSFAQGCQRSEKHQTTLLTGILVSDPASLPGVSMSQAGDEVKVESESLHHKGEYLEFGIPFIDIDDKPSDGYEPNYHAFVNNGKYNDLDELPNAGMVGKLCTEALVSSKGSPPEVSAGYAVSNVLDMMFSLVSSSDVTVTESASRLSHEPQSDEPTSSYPMQNPEEPPLPPLEWRSQKLPLSPLLPIENSSQSLAGTKTFMALSDSKPANLPTAPPLGSSELPPIIVDQIHQHVSLGDAIVHSLNASSSISSSSEYEMSRCACNTQDGLKLSLVDTFTPSATMENQISQDSTSQEEKIQVMSDKRFQLSQLWSGLGLVKPHYSDLSHLNLEKETVEPQNPFLVESALGDANHHRNYGGFGSVNMHLLESSELSVSSGVVPEPNLVYSLEGNQSTLFGFVPTTEDDWFSIKPCSIRNRPRNPLIEAVAAHDRSTLRKVPELARPLNDSKADKKDPLLESNILQLRKVSEIVKPSDKPKANERDALLEQIRNKSYSLKPAVLSKPNSKGHPTNIKVAAILEKANAIRQVIAGSDEEDGGDSWSDC is encoded by the exons ATGGATCAAAACCTGATCACTCAAGGGGATATGCCACGGTTTATATTGGACTCATATGAAGAATGCCGTGGACCACCTCAGCTATTCaccctggataa ATTTGATACTGCTGGTGCTGGTGCATGTTTGAAAAGGTATTCGGATCCATCATTCTTTAAGATGGAATCAGTCTCCTCCGGCTTGTtggaaacttatattccaaaggaGAAGAAATCACGTAAGACGAGG AAGAAGGGATCACGTTGGAGGAATTGTCAAAGTCTTGAGTCTTTACTGTCGCCACATGCAAATTCCAA TTTGCATCCAACGACTTCTGATCAGGTTTCAAATAAATCTGCCACAAAATTTAGGAGGTTGAGATCTAGGAATTCAAATGGTACTAGTGGAAGCATTGGAATTAACCTGAGGAAGCTTCTTCTTGAACTGCATTCAGATAAGCAGAAAGTTGTTTATGATAATTCTGGAAGTCGTTTAAACATAAATGTGAATTTAGTTGATTCAAGTGAATTAACTTGTGAATTGCATGACACTGTTATGGATGTGTCAGCAAACCATCCATTAGCAAGATATGCAAGTCCTATCAAGACTCCTACAAAAGAAGTGCCAGTCTTAACAACATATGAGTTGGATTGTTGGAAGGAAGAAGTTGAAGAATTGTCAGAAGCACAATATGAACCATTTGGTCAAGTACAAAGTCCACAGAGGATTTTTAACTTCATGGAAAAAAACGAAAAGCTTGCTGATTCTGAAAAAAAATCAGAAGGTAGTGCCTGTGACTATAAGCTAAGTGATCTTGAGAAAACCACATCTCTTCACGTTGTAGATTATACATTGGTAGAGGATGAACTTAAACTAGAAGGCAGTACTGATGGCTACAGGAGTGAAGACATTGGTAGTGAGCTGGAGAATTTCATGGATGCCTTAAACAGCATGGAGTCGGAAGTAGAAATGGATTTTGAAAATAAAGGCAGGCCAGATCTTGGTATTCTGATAAAGGAAGCCCTTGAGATGGATATTGACACCAGTGAAAGACCAGAGGGGCTGCAAACTAATATCTTGAAACCTGGTTCTGCTGAAGTCTCCACATTAAGGTTGAACAACATTCAAAAGGGTGGAATGTCATGCGTTCCATACTCAGATCCATCAAGTAATTTAACTGAGATGCCAGCAACTCAAGAAAAACTAATTTCCTCAAATTCTTCTGTGAACTCAGAACTTTGTAATGAAACCCATGATGAAAATAAAGGCAGACCAGACCTTGGTATTCTGAGAAAGGAAGCTCATGAGATGGATTTTGACAGCAGTGAGAGACCAGAGGAGAAGCAATGTGATATTTCTGAACCAGATTCTGCTGAGTTCTCCACTGTGTCAGTAAGGTTGAATGACATTCAAAAGAGTGGAATGTCAAGTGATGTGTACTCAGATACTTTGAGTAATTTAGCTTCAGTGTCAGCAACTCAAGAAGAAGCAGTTTCCTCAAATTCTTCTGCAAACTCAGAACTCTGTGATGAAACCCATGGTGAAAATAAAGGCGGACCAGATCTTGATATTCTGAGAAAGGAAGCTCATGAGGCAGATTTTGACACTTGTAAGATACCAGAGGAGAAGCAAAGCGATATTTCCGAACCAGATTCTGCTGAAGTCCCCACTGTGTCAGTAAGGTTGAATGACGTTCAAAAGAGTGGAATGTCAAGTGATCCGTCCCCAGATACTTTGAGTAATTTAGCTGTGGTATCAGAAACTCAAGAAGTAGTTTCCTCAAATTCTTCTGCAAATTCAGAACTTTGTGATGAAACCCTTGATAAAAATAAAGGCAGACCAGATCCTGATGTTCTGAGAAAGGAAGCTCATGAGATGGATTATGACACCAGTGAGAGACCAGAGGAGAAGCTAATTGATATTTCTGAACCATATTCTGCTGAAGTCTTCACTATGTCAGTAAGGTTGAACAACATTCAAAAGAGTAGAATGTCACATGTTGCATGCTTAGATACCTTGAGTAACTTAGCTGTGATGTCAGCAACTCAAGAAGAAGTTGTTTCCTCAAATTCTTCTGCAAACTCAGAACTTTGTGATGTAACCCACGATGAAAATAAAGGCAGACTCAATCTTGATGTTCTGAGAAAGGAAGCTCATGAGATGGATTTTGAGAGACCAGAGGAGAAGCAAAGTGATATTTCTGAACCAGATTCTGCTGAAGTCTCCACTATGTCAATAAGGTTGAACAACATTCAAAAGAGTGGAATGTCACGTGTTGCATGCTTAGATACCTCGAGTAATTTAGCTGTGATGTCAGCAACACAAGAAGAAGTGGTTTCCTCAAATTCTTCTGCAGACTCAGAAATTTGTGATGTAACCCATGATGAAAATAAAGGCAAACCAGATCTTGATATTCTGAGAAAGGAAGTTCATGAGATGGATTTTGACACCACTGAAAGACCAGAGGATATGCAAACTGAAATTTCGGAACCAGGTTCTGCTGGCCTCTCTGCCGTGTCAGTGAACTTGAACAACATTCCGAAGAGTGGAATGTCAAGTATTCCTTACCTAGATACTTTAAGTAATTTAGATGAGATGCCAGCAACTCAACCGACGGTAGTTTCCTCAAATTCTTCTATGAACTCAGAACTTCATGGTGAGACCAATGATAAAAGCTGTGAAGAGATTTTGCCACATGATGAGGTTGTCAATTCAGCTGAACCCAAGTCTGATGAAGCTAGCAACAGGAAGacatttgatggtttgaatttagatATCAAAGATGAATCTTGCAGTTCATTTGTGATTAAATCAACTTCTAGTCTCATTAACATTGATCCTAAAGAAAGTTTTGATGCACAGCAATTAGTTACTGCTCTCCTGAATGATGCTTCAGCTGGTCTTAACGCCAAAGGAACAGATGAGACAACAAAATGCTTGGATG GTTCAACTTACTTGGGAAGCAATTCTCCTGCAAAACCTCATCATGCAGAGCACGTGGATGAGCCAATTTTAAAAGACATGATGGAGACATTTGAAATGCCCAATGATCTTTCCTGTTCACCAATAAGAAGTGTTTCCATGGATGATTTTGGCAATGAATATTCATTGGTTACCACTGTGCCCACAGCAAAAGAGATGCAGCAGTCGTTGGATCAAGATATTGAAACTTTTGCCTCAGAAGAAGGTACAGTAACTAATTCAGGTGGGAGCAGCTTAACATCCATCATCGCCTTTGTCCCTGACACTGGCATGGATTTGCAGCATCACCAATTAGCTGCAGACACAAACAATGGTCAGCATCCTGAAGAAACAAACACAGAAACATCTTTTGATTATATGAATGGAACTGATGGTGTGGCCCAAAATATGAATG GCTCATCTGTCCAGACTAAAGATGACAATGTTTCTGAAAGCCTTCATCTCACTCATAATCCTGTTGAGCAAATGTCTGAAGAGATGTCTCTGAGGCCCGACACATCTGATCATCTTTCAGACACGAAGCATGAGAGTGGTCTTGCAAAAGATTTTGCATGTTATATTGAAGTTCCCCAACATCTTTCAAATGTAACCATAGGAAAGAGAACAGATTCGATGAATCAAGATGCAGAAGTAGATTCAACTGAAACCATTTTCTCTTCTGTTTCTGCTATTGTTGCCATCAATGATAAAGATTGCTTGACGGAAATGGAAAATCTAATTGCTGTTGAAAATCTATCTTATTCAAGATCAGAAGTTGGCTTCAAAGATGCTGACAGAGTGGCAGAAAACAATGTTGAATTGCCTGAAACACGGCAACTGCAGTTGGAGTTTCTTGCTAACAAAGAGGAATCTCAAGAGTCCCCCAGGGTTAGCTCAGCAGAGGAAACTCAAGAATCTTCCATAATGAACTCAGAAGAACAGGTGCGTTGGTGTTCTGAAAGTGAAACAATTTCTAATAGGGTCATGAATTCTCCCATGTTTTTTCTTGATCATTTGAAATTTCCAAATGAGTTTAATCAAGACAACCCTCAGAAGAACATTCAAGCGATTGAACAGATTATTCACATTGATAATGTGTCAGCTGAAAATTTTCCGTCTAAAGATGAAGCTAAAAGTTATGATCCTTCCTTGATGTATACTCAAGAGGCATCTGGCCTTCGGTCACAGTTGCTAGAGGATAGTACTACTAGTACCTCTGTTTCATATGGACATCAACTAAAGACTCATGAAATAAATAGTCCTAAGAAGGTGAAAATGTTGGGTAAGGCGGACACTCTGAACATGACAGTTACTTCAGAGGCAGGACAATCAGCATTAGACCCTGGTGTTTCATGCTCTGGAATGTCTGCTAAACATTCATTTAATGAAAATGATGCTGGATTCCTTGGAGACATAGGCATCATGGTGCCAGCAGAGCATGTCCAAGCATATCTGCAAACTTGTACTCATGATGCACATCTAAAATATCCTATGGAAAGCGAACCAGACCTTGGTTCAAAATCTTTTGCACAAGGTTGTCAGAGAAGTGAAAAACATCAGACAACTCTATTGACCGGCATTTTAGTATCTGATCCTGCAAGTTTACCTGGAGTCTCTATGTCACAAGCTGGTGATGAAGTTAAAGTAGAATCAGAATCTTTGCATCACAAGGGTGAATATCTTGAGTTTGGCATTCCttttattgacattgatgataaaCCCTCAGATGGATATGAACCAAACTATCATGCTTTTGTGAACAATGGAAAGTACAATGATTTGGATGAGCTGCCAAATGCAGGCATGGTCGGTAAACTGTGTACAGAAGCCCTTGTTTCATCAAAAGGCAGTCCTCCTGAAGTTTCTGCAGGTTATGCTGTTTCCAATGTATTAGATATGATGTTTTCGCTGGTGTCAAGTTCTGATGTGACTGTTACTGAGAGTGCATCCAGATTATCCCATGAGCCACAGTCAGATGAACCAACTTCCAGCTACCCCATGCAAAATCCTGAAGAACCACCACTTCCCCCTCTTGAATGGAGATCTCAAAAGCTTCCGTTGAGCCCTCTATTACCAATTGAAAATTCATCTCAATCTCTGGCTGGAACAAAAACATTTATGGCACTATCGGACAGCAAACCAGCAAACTTACCTACTGCACCACCATTGGGTTCGTCTGAATTGCCACCAATTATTGTTGATCAGATCCATCAGCATGTATCCTTAGGGGATGCAATTGTGCATTCATTAAATGCATCTTCATCAATATCGTCATCTTCGGAGTATGAGATGAGTCGGTGTGCTTGCAACACACAGGATGGACTAAAATTATCTCTCGTAGATACATTTACACCATCTGCAACAATGGAAAACCAAATCTCTCAGGATTCCACATCACAGGAAGAGAAGATTCAAGTGATGTCAGATAAAAGATTTCAACTTAGCCAACTGTGGTCAGGATTAGGGTTGGTGAAACCTCATTATTCTGATCTCAGTCACCTAAATTTGGAAAAGGAGACAGTCGAGCCTCAGAATCCTTTCTTGGTTGAATCTGCTTTAGGAGATGCTAACCATCACCGTAATTATGGGGGCTTTGGCAGTGTAAATATGCACCTTCTAGAGTCATCAGAGCTCTCAGTCTCTTCAGGTGTTGTACCTGAGCCTAACTTggtatattctttggaagggaatCAGTCCACCCTCTTTGGTTTTGTACCTACAACAGAAGATGATTGGTTTAGTATTAAACCCTGTTCCATACGAAACCGTCCCAGAAATCCACTGATAGAGGCTGTTGCTGCTCATGACAGAAGCACG TTAAGGAAGGTACCGGAGCTGGCTAGGCCTTTGAATGACTCAAAAGCAGATAAAAAGGATCCATTGCTGGAGTCTAATATTTTGCAGTTGAGAAAGGTATCAGAGATTGTTAAGCCTTCCGATAAGCCTAAGGCAAATGAGAGAGATGCATTACTGGAGCAGATAAGAAACAAG TCTTACAGCCTGAAGCCAGCAGTTCTTTCAAAGCCAAACAGTAAGGGTCATCCAACGAACATTAAAGTTGCTGCCATCTTGGAGAAAGCAAATGCAATCCGCCAG GTAATTGCGGGAAGTGATGAAGAGGACGGTGGAGATAGCTGGAGTGATTGTTGA